Part of the Desulfocurvus vexinensis DSM 17965 genome, GGCATCTGCGCCCGGGCCGCTGCGGGCAGGAGCGTCAGCAACAGCGAGGCCAGCAGCAACGAGGCAAGGGCCAGGGCAACGCGGGGCATGTGGACCTTCCGGGAGGGGGTTCGCGGATGGCCGGGCATGGTCAGGGCGCGCCCGGAAGAATAAAATCAACTGCCGGATTCTCGCTTGGCATGAACAACCTCCGGGTTTTCATGAGTCCCCCGGACTCCGGGTTGAGCACGATAGAGTAGCGTTGGGTTGGCCCGACATAGGCATCCTCCAGATTATCTTCCACTGCTCCCATGACCCAATCACACTGACCGTTGCCATCGGCGTCCACCTCGGCCACCAGGGCGTGCTTCCCCCAGGCCTCCCCTCGGCGGCCCGGCATGCCCTCCCATTGCACCACGAAGGAAAACCCTGCGGCTTGAATGGAAAACTCCACGGACTCCATCCAACTGGGAGCTTTATTCTCTTCCCAATCCCGGAGGTACTCGGCGAAAGTCATTGCCTGCCCACCTGCCCCCCCCTTGTACAGTCGCCCTTCCGGAGCCAACACCGTGACCAGACCGGCCTCCATGCGCTCGAACAGCTCCTGCCCCAGGTTGTCAGGCCGATAGCACGGCTGTGGGGCCGGGGCCACGCGGTGCAGGAAGTCCGCAAGGCTGCATTGCACATATTCATTCCAGCGCAACGTGGCCAGATACCATCCCTCGTCGGCAACCGAGGCCTCCGGCAGGCGCCGCCGGAGGTCCAGATACTGGCGGCAGGTATAGGCCTTATGGCCAGTGGAAAAGGGAAAGGCATCACGAAATTCCTGCATGAACGCCACATAATTGGCCTCGGACTCCAAGGCCCGAGCCACCTCCGGCGGCATCTGCGCCCGGGCCGCCCCGGGCAGGAGTGTCAGGAGAATCGCAGCAACTCCAACTCCCCAAAAACAAAGACGCATGCCTCCCCCGTTGTTTGCTTTACAACTCCAACATCATTTACAGATTATCAAGCAAACATTGCCCCTCTTTTGACCGTCTATCAAAACCATTAATCCAATTTTTTGAATTCAACTCTTTTGATGCTGCACCATAATTCCCATTCGAAATTGCTTCTATAGTTATCCTTGAATCAGAAAAACCCTTTTTCCCCATATTCAATCTCATGCTATACAATACTGTCTGTGCCGCTGAAGGCAATTCATTAAATTTGACGCCCGCTTTATTAGACGAATGGGAATCAAATATCTCCCGTGTATCTTGGGTGATCCTGGCGTGCATGGCCTCAGCCAGGATTGCCTCTTCCGCCTCGGTCAGGACGATCTTGTTCTTTTGGACGAATTCGATGGCCGCCTCGCCCTTGACGCCCAAGGCGGGCAGCAGTTTCTGGTGCAAGTCCTCGGGCAGCCGGTATTTGCGCAGGTCCTGTTCGTTGTGCTGGCCCAGGTCGAGCCCCCCGCCGATGGTCACGCCGCTGTTGGCAATGGGCCTTTTCCGCCCACCTTCGCCATTTTCAACGGGCACATACAGTTCTTTGCGTTTTCCCTCCCACAAGTCAATCGCCGCCCGGTCAATGGACGTCCCTTCCAGCGATTTCGCCCAGACGCGCCGGGCGTCGGCAAGCTGCCGTGCGGCCTCGGCTGCGGCCTGCTCCGGGTTCCCGGGGGCGCCCTGGCTGCCTTTGGGCTGGGCGGCCTGGCCCCGGGCCGGGGAATCCTGGCGGGCAACAGCCGGGCCCTCCGGCGTCGGATTCGCGGCGCCGCCGCCGGTTGCCGCATCCGTTCCCGCCCCGGCGGCCTGCGAAGCGTCTGCCGGAGCATTGGAATTCGGCGCGGCCTGGCCCCTGCCCGGCCCCTCGGCGATATGACGGCTCGGAGCGGAGGCCTTGCCCGGCTCCTGCCCGGCCTCCAGCCCCCTGATCCCGTCCGGGGCACCGGGCAGCGTTCCGGCCCCGGGCCCAACCGGAGCCACGCCCTCGCGCGAAGCCACGAGGGCGCCGCCCTGCGGCGCAGACGCGGGCGCGGACGGCGCCGGGCTTTCGTCGAGCAGGGCCGCGAACCATTCCCGGGAACCGTAGGCCTGGCCCTCTGCCGCCCTGCGGTTGCGCACCTCGCGCGCGTCCGCCGTCTGGAACACGCTGGCAAAGAACTGTTCCGTCTGCTTCCTGCTGTCCCGTCCGGGCATGAGCACTCCTCCTGTCTCGGTGTTAAACGCCTTAGATTATCCAGCCAACCCAGGGCACGCCTGAAGAAACTCCTTTTCTTCCCGCGAAAAAGCACCGCGACGGGAAGCAAGGGAATAGCCTTGTTAGGCTGTTTTCGCCTATCTGTCAAGAGGGGGACCGCAACAAAGCGTACGCCGCGCCTGCCTGCCCGGCGGGCCGGACCGGGCCCCCGAGCCCCGGCGCGGTCCGGCGCGGCCTGGCGCAAAACGGCAGCGCCCCGCAGCGCGGCCAGCGGCAGGCCGCAGGGGCGCTGCCGGGCGGGTGGCGGGGCGATGCGGCCCGCAGGGCGGGCGGGCCAGGGCGCGCGGGGGCGCAGCGGGTTGCGGGCGGGGACGGCGGGGCGGCGGGGGGATGCGCCTTCCGGCGATCCCGGGGAGCAGGGAACGGGGCGCACGCCCCGCTCCCTCCGCCGAGCGGGCTACTTGATGCCCGCGCGCATGAAGCTCTGCACGAACTGGCGCTGGAAGAGCAGGAAGGCCAGCAGCAGCGGGGCCACGGCGATGAGCGTGCCCGCAGAGATGATCGGGAAGTGGACCCCCGACTCCGGGGCGCCGAAGATGGCCAGCCCCACGGTGAGCGGGCGGGTGGTCACGGAGTTGGTGATGACGATGGGCCACAGGAAGTTGTTCCAGTGGTAGGACACCGACACCAGCCCGTAGGCCAGGTAGGTGGGCCGCCCCAGGGGGATGTAGACCTTGGTCAGCACCTGCAGGCGGCTGGCGCCCTCCACCAGGGCGGCCTCCTCCAGCTCCACGGGCACCTGCTTGAAGGTCTGGCGCAGCAGGAAGATGCCGAAGGCTGAGGCCACGTAGGGCAGCGAGATGCCCGTGATGGTGTCCACCAGCCCCAGGGCGCTCATGATCTGGTAGTTTTCCACGATGAGCTGGTCGGGCATGATCATGAGCTGCACCAGGACGAGCATGAAGGCCACGTCGCGCCCCGGGAAGCGGAACCGCGCGAAGGCGTAGGCCGCCAGGGTACACAGCACGAACTGCCCGGCCAGGGTGCCCAGGGTGTAGAGCACGGTGTTCAGGTAGTAGCGCGCGAAGGGCGCCGTGGCCCAGGCCTGGGCGAAGTTGTCCAGGGTCAGGGGCGCGGTGAAGTCCAGACGCGTCAGGTATTCCGGGCCGTGGAAGGCCGCCCACAGGGCGAAGAGCAGCGGCCCGGCCCACAGGATGGCCAGGGTCCAGCAGGCCAGGGTTTCGAGAAAGCGGGTGATGCGGTCGTTCATGGTCGGCCTACCTGTAGTGCGCCCGGCGTTCGAGATACAGGAACTGGGCCAGGGCCGTCAGGGCCAGCAGCCCCAGCAGGACCACGGTCAGCGTGCTGGCGTAGGCCGTGTCCCAGTAGGCGAAGGCCGTCTCGTAGATGTAGTAGAGCAAGAGCGAGGAGGCGTTGTCCGGCCCGCCCTTGGTCATGATGAACAGGTGGTCCACCAGCTTGAAGCAGTTGATGGTCGCGTTGAGCAGCACGAAGATGGTCGTGGGCATGAGCAACGGCCAGGTGATGCGCCGGAAGCAGTACCACCGCCCGGCGCCCTCGATGCGCGCGGCCTCGGTGAGGTCCGGCGGCACGCCCTGGAGCGCGGCGAGGTAGAAGATCATGAAAAACCCGGCCTCCTTCCACACGGCCATCACCGCCAGACACCACAGCACCGTGGAGGGGTCGCCCAGCCAGTTCACGCCGTGGATGCCGAAGGGCGCCAGCAGCTTTTCCAGGATGCCCACCTGCGGGGTGTAGAAGAACAGCCAGATGTTGGCCACGGCCACCATGGGCAGCACCGTGGGCGTGAAGAAGCTCGTGCGCGCCAGGGCCCGGCCCGGCAGCGTGCCGTTGACCCACACGGCCATGAGCAGCGCCAGGCCCACGCTGGCCGGGATGGTGCCCAGGGCGAACAGGAAGTTGTTGCCCAGCACGCGCATGAAAATATCGTCGTGCAGCAGGGCCTGGTAGTTCTCCAGGCCCACGAAGCGCGCCGGAATCTTGCCGCGCGGGGTGCTGAAGAAGCTGTTGTAGATGGTGCGCACGATGGGATAGTGCGTGAACGCCACCAGCAACACCGCCGAGGGCAACAGCAGCAGCCAGCCGTAGAGCCACTGCGGGGTCCGGGCCAGCCGCCGCGCGGGGGCCGGGGCCGGGGGGGCCGCAGGAGTCGCGGGGGTCGTGGCCGAAGGGGTCGTGGAGGTCATGGGCACCCGGGAGGGGGCGAGGCGGAAGGTTCCGCCCCGCCCCGGGTTACGTCGTTAGCGATAGGCCTTGAGCACGCGCTCGGCGCCCTTCTGGGCCTCGGCCAGGGCCTGGGCGGGCTCCTTCTGGCCGGTGAGCACAGCCTGCAGGGCGTCGTCCAGGAACTTCTTCACCCGCGCGGTCTCGTGGGTGGAGAACTCGGCGGTGGCGAACTCGAACTGGTCGCGCGCCACGGCGGCCGGCGGGAACTCCGCCACGTACTTGCGCAGCGCCTCGGACTCGTAGGCGTCGGGCCGGGTGGCGACGTAGCCGGTCTCGATGGACCAGGCGGCGGTGCGCTCGGGGGCGGTCATCCACTTGATGAAGGTCAGGGCCGCCTGGCGCTCCTCGGGGCTGGCCTGCTTGAACACGTAGAAGTTGCCGCCGCCGGTGGGGCTGCCGCGGCGCTTGGCGGCGGGCAGCATGGCCACGCCGAAGTCGAAGTTCGCGCCCGAGCGCACCGGGGTCAGGTTGCCCGTGGTGTGCCACATCATGGCCGTGGCGCCTTCCAGGAACTTCTGGCGCAGGGTGCCCCAGTCGATGGTGCCTTCGGCCATGACCTGGTGCTTGGCGCCCAGGTCGCGCCAGAACTGCAGGGCCTCCACGCAGGCCGGGGCGTCGAACATGGTCGTGTCGCCCTTGGCGTTCATCAGCTCCTGGCCGTTCTGCATGGCCAGGGCGCCGAACATCCAGTAGGGGTAGCCCGTGGAGGGAATGCTCACGCCCCAGCGCTCCACCTTGCCCGAGGCGTCACGCTTGGTCAGCTTCTTGCCCATCTCGACCATCTCGTCCCAGGTGGCCGGGGGGGTCTCGGGGTCCAGGCCCGCCTCGCGGAAGGCGTCCTTGTTGTAGTACATGACGATGGTCGAGCGCTGGAAGGGGATGCCGTAGGTCTTGCCGTCCACCACGCTGTTCTGCATCAGCGCCGGGTAGAAGGAGCCCAGCCAGGCGCGGTCGGCGTCGCTGGTCGCCAGCTCGTCGAAGGGCACCACCACGTCCTCGTCCATCAGGTCGAACACGTCGATGGAGAACAGCACGGAGAGCTGCACGGGCTCGCCCGCCTTGAGGGCCGCCAGGGCCTTGACGCGCGTGTCGTCGTAGTTGCCCGCGTACACGGCCTTGACCTTGATGCCGGGGTTTTCGGCCTGGAACTGGGCGATCATGCCGTCCACGATGCCGGTGATGGGGCCGCCCACGGCCACGGGATAGTACATGGTCAGCTCGATGTCCTTGGCCGGGGCCATGCCCGGCAGGCACAGGGCCATGGCCAGGACCAGGGCCCCCAGGGCCGCTTTGCGGAATGCGGATTTCATGGTAGCGCTCCTTGGATGTTGCGGTGTGCTTCCTTTGGAAGAAACCGTCCACGCGCCCGCCGGATGCCGCCCGGCGGGCGCGTTTTTTCCTCTGCCGCTCGCGGGGCCCGGGTCAGGCCCCGCAGGAGATGTCGTCGCGCCGCAGGCCGCTGGCAGCGTCGAAAAAATGCATCGCTCGGGGCGCCAGCGCCAGCCCCACCCCGTCGCCCGCCTCCAGGGTGCGGCTGCCCGGCAGGCGCACCAGCACCTCGCCGCCCGCCAGGGCACAGCGCGCCAGCAGGTCCGCCCCCAGGAACTCCGTGTCCACCACCCGCGCGGGCAGCCCGCCGGGGGTCAGGGTGATGTCCTCGGGGCGGATGCCCAGCAGCAGCCCCCGGCCCGGCACGCCCGGCAGCACCGCCGCGCCCCCCGGCTCCAGGGCCGCGCCGCCCTCGGCCTCGTACAGCGGCACGAGGTTCATGGGCGGGGTACCGATGAAGCGCGCGGCGAACACCGTGCCCGGGCGGTTGTACAGCTCCGCCGGGGTGGCGTGCTGCACCAGCCGCCCGCCGTCGAGCAGCGCCACGCGGTCGGCCATGGTCATGGCCTCGACCTGGTCGTGGGTCACGTAGATCATGGTGATGCCCAGGGTGCGCTGCAGGGCGTGGATCTCGCGGCGCATGGAGTTGCGCAGCTTGGCGTCGAGGTTGGAGAGCGGCTCGTCCATCAGGCACACGGGCTTCTTGGAGACGATGGCCCGGCCCAGGGCCACGCGCTGCTGCTGGCCGCCGGACAGCTCCGAGGGCTTGCGGTCCAGCAGTTCGCCAAGGCCCAGCAGGCGCGAGGCCGTTTCCAGCCGCTCGGCGATCTCCTGCTTGTCGCGCTTGCGCAGGCGCAGGCCGAAGACGATGTTCTCGCGCACCGGCAGATGCGGGAACAGCGCGTAGGACTGGAAGACCATGGACAGCCGCCTGTCGGCGGGCGGCAGGGCCGTGATGTCCGCCCCGCCCATGAGCATGGTGCCCGAGGTCACGGGCTCCAGCCCGGCCACCAGCCGCAGGAGTGTGGACTTGCCGCAGCCCGACGGGCCGAGGATGACCAGGAACTCGCCGGGGGCGATGTCCAGGGACACGTCGTCAACGGCCACGAACGCGCCGAAACGCTTGGTGATGCCGCGCAGGCTGATGCCGACGCCCCGGATCTCCGGGGCGGGGGAAGATGCTGTCATGCGGTGGATTCCTCGGTTGGTCTGTGGTCCAGCAGGGCGGCGGCAGTCTGCTCGTCGGTGGCCAGCACGGTGAGGTAGCGGCCCAGGAGCACGGCGCGCAGGATGGCCGTCTTCTGCATGCCGCCCGAGGCGGCGATGATGATGGGGATGGCCCGCAGGCGCTCCAGGGACGGGCCGGTGAAGCAGCGGTTCAGCGGATGGTCCACCGGATTGCCCGCCGCGTCCAGGAAATGGCCGAACAGCTCGCCCACGGCCCCGGCTTCCAGCAGCGAGTGCCACTGCTCGTGGCTCAGGGCGCCCAGGGCCACGTTGGTGGAGCGCGCCGTCAGGTCGCCCACGCCCACCAGGGCCATGTCCACCTCCGCCGCGCGCTCGTAGACGCGGGTGAACATGGGCTGGCCCACCAGGGTGGCGCGGGTGGCCGGGGAGTCGGTGTACATGGGCGCGGCGATGTAGTAGCAGCGCGCGGCGCCCAGCCTGCGCGCGTAGCGCGAGGCGATGTCGTAGGGGTTGGTGGTGTGGCTGTGGGGCAGCCCGCCGAAGAGCGAAACCACGCTGATGTCGCCCTGGGGGCGGCGGGGCAGCGCGCCCACGCTGGCGCCCAGGGTCTTGCCCCAGCCCAGGCCCAGGGACTGGCCGTCGCGCAGCCGCTCGCCCACCCAGGCGGCGGCGGCCTCGCCCACGGCCTCGTAGAGCTGGCGCTCGCGGGCCGGGGTGGGAACGACCATGGCCCGGGCCAGGCCGAAGGTCTCCTGCAGGCGCCACTCCAGCTCCACGCACGAGGCCAGGCGCGAGTTGACGGTGATCTGCACCAGCCCCGTCTCGCGGGCCTCCTGGAGCAGGCGGTTGACCCGGGCCCGGGTCAGCCCGTAGCGCTCGGCGATGCCGGCCTGGGTCTGCCCCTCCTTGTAGTAGGCCCAGGCGATGCGCGCCTGGAGCTCCTCAAGCCTGTCCGTGTCTCCGCCCATGGTCCCCCGCCCGTGACTTGTGTCACTTTTTTGCGGCAACTGTATAGGATTCTGGGCGCCGCGCAAGAGGCAAATGCACCCGGTCACCCGCTGACACAGGATTGCCACAGGGCCGTAAACTCCGCGCAATCCAGGGCCGGCCGGACCGCCCTCCCCCGCCCCACCCCGCCGGAGCGGACCGGAATAATGTCGCACAGTCGATACATTTGTACGCATCGCACCCGCCATCTGGCGCACAAAAACAA contains:
- a CDS encoding pesticin C-terminus-like muramidase, which gives rise to MPGRDSRKQTEQFFASVFQTADAREVRNRRAAEGQAYGSREWFAALLDESPAPSAPASAPQGGALVASREGVAPVGPGAGTLPGAPDGIRGLEAGQEPGKASAPSRHIAEGPGRGQAAPNSNAPADASQAAGAGTDAATGGGAANPTPEGPAVARQDSPARGQAAQPKGSQGAPGNPEQAAAEAARQLADARRVWAKSLEGTSIDRAAIDLWEGKRKELYVPVENGEGGRKRPIANSGVTIGGGLDLGQHNEQDLRKYRLPEDLHQKLLPALGVKGEAAIEFVQKNKIVLTEAEEAILAEAMHARITQDTREIFDSHSSNKAGVKFNELPSAAQTVLYSMRLNMGKKGFSDSRITIEAISNGNYGAASKELNSKNWINGFDRRSKEGQCLLDNL
- a CDS encoding carbohydrate ABC transporter permease, which produces MNDRITRFLETLACWTLAILWAGPLLFALWAAFHGPEYLTRLDFTAPLTLDNFAQAWATAPFARYYLNTVLYTLGTLAGQFVLCTLAAYAFARFRFPGRDVAFMLVLVQLMIMPDQLIVENYQIMSALGLVDTITGISLPYVASAFGIFLLRQTFKQVPVELEEAALVEGASRLQVLTKVYIPLGRPTYLAYGLVSVSYHWNNFLWPIVITNSVTTRPLTVGLAIFGAPESGVHFPIISAGTLIAVAPLLLAFLLFQRQFVQSFMRAGIK
- a CDS encoding carbohydrate ABC transporter permease, giving the protein MTSTTPSATTPATPAAPPAPAPARRLARTPQWLYGWLLLLPSAVLLVAFTHYPIVRTIYNSFFSTPRGKIPARFVGLENYQALLHDDIFMRVLGNNFLFALGTIPASVGLALLMAVWVNGTLPGRALARTSFFTPTVLPMVAVANIWLFFYTPQVGILEKLLAPFGIHGVNWLGDPSTVLWCLAVMAVWKEAGFFMIFYLAALQGVPPDLTEAARIEGAGRWYCFRRITWPLLMPTTIFVLLNATINCFKLVDHLFIMTKGGPDNASSLLLYYIYETAFAYWDTAYASTLTVVLLGLLALTALAQFLYLERRAHYR
- a CDS encoding ABC transporter substrate-binding protein; this encodes MKSAFRKAALGALVLAMALCLPGMAPAKDIELTMYYPVAVGGPITGIVDGMIAQFQAENPGIKVKAVYAGNYDDTRVKALAALKAGEPVQLSVLFSIDVFDLMDEDVVVPFDELATSDADRAWLGSFYPALMQNSVVDGKTYGIPFQRSTIVMYYNKDAFREAGLDPETPPATWDEMVEMGKKLTKRDASGKVERWGVSIPSTGYPYWMFGALAMQNGQELMNAKGDTTMFDAPACVEALQFWRDLGAKHQVMAEGTIDWGTLRQKFLEGATAMMWHTTGNLTPVRSGANFDFGVAMLPAAKRRGSPTGGGNFYVFKQASPEERQAALTFIKWMTAPERTAAWSIETGYVATRPDAYESEALRKYVAEFPPAAVARDQFEFATAEFSTHETARVKKFLDDALQAVLTGQKEPAQALAEAQKGAERVLKAYR
- a CDS encoding ABC transporter ATP-binding protein encodes the protein MTASSPAPEIRGVGISLRGITKRFGAFVAVDDVSLDIAPGEFLVILGPSGCGKSTLLRLVAGLEPVTSGTMLMGGADITALPPADRRLSMVFQSYALFPHLPVRENIVFGLRLRKRDKQEIAERLETASRLLGLGELLDRKPSELSGGQQQRVALGRAIVSKKPVCLMDEPLSNLDAKLRNSMRREIHALQRTLGITMIYVTHDQVEAMTMADRVALLDGGRLVQHATPAELYNRPGTVFAARFIGTPPMNLVPLYEAEGGAALEPGGAAVLPGVPGRGLLLGIRPEDITLTPGGLPARVVDTEFLGADLLARCALAGGEVLVRLPGSRTLEAGDGVGLALAPRAMHFFDAASGLRRDDISCGA
- a CDS encoding sugar-binding transcriptional regulator, translated to MGGDTDRLEELQARIAWAYYKEGQTQAGIAERYGLTRARVNRLLQEARETGLVQITVNSRLASCVELEWRLQETFGLARAMVVPTPARERQLYEAVGEAAAAWVGERLRDGQSLGLGWGKTLGASVGALPRRPQGDISVVSLFGGLPHSHTTNPYDIASRYARRLGAARCYYIAAPMYTDSPATRATLVGQPMFTRVYERAAEVDMALVGVGDLTARSTNVALGALSHEQWHSLLEAGAVGELFGHFLDAAGNPVDHPLNRCFTGPSLERLRAIPIIIAASGGMQKTAILRAVLLGRYLTVLATDEQTAAALLDHRPTEESTA